A single window of Cryptosporangium minutisporangium DNA harbors:
- a CDS encoding zinc-binding alcohol dehydrogenase, giving the protein MSERVLVVEEPGRPAIREEKVGDPLPEGRIAVETVYSGLSAGTELAAVKGTTPFATSTWDAELGLFRPGESGGYPIERLGYMEVGRIVESRSAGFAVGTLVAMAYGHRTGYRADPLVDRIVPLPDDLDPMLGVYVAHAGPICANGLLHAAADLHGEVRTLGDGVRGRRVVIIGAGMVGLLTALFARHHGAASVVVVDPTPERRHVAEALGLETLDPDAEDAALVLKTRWRHAAADHGADVVFQCRGRAEALALALRLLRPQGTVIDLAFYQGGADVVRLGEEFHHNGLSVRCAQIGRVPRGTAHAWDRDRLSGETIDLLQADGAAVRNHLITDVVRFDDAPDYLCALADRRHSSVQTVFTF; this is encoded by the coding sequence ATGTCTGAGCGCGTCCTCGTCGTCGAAGAGCCCGGCCGCCCGGCGATCCGGGAGGAGAAGGTCGGAGATCCGCTGCCGGAGGGCCGGATCGCCGTCGAGACCGTCTACAGCGGGCTCTCGGCCGGCACCGAACTGGCCGCGGTGAAGGGCACCACCCCGTTCGCGACCTCGACGTGGGACGCGGAGCTGGGATTGTTCCGCCCCGGGGAGTCCGGCGGGTACCCGATCGAGCGACTCGGCTACATGGAGGTCGGCCGGATCGTGGAGAGCCGCTCGGCCGGGTTCGCGGTCGGCACGCTGGTCGCGATGGCCTACGGACACCGCACCGGCTACCGGGCGGATCCGCTGGTCGATCGGATCGTGCCGCTGCCGGACGACCTCGATCCGATGCTCGGGGTCTACGTGGCGCACGCCGGACCGATCTGCGCGAACGGTCTGCTGCACGCCGCTGCCGACCTCCACGGCGAGGTGCGGACGCTCGGCGACGGCGTCCGCGGTCGGCGAGTCGTGATCATCGGCGCCGGCATGGTCGGGCTGCTCACCGCCCTCTTCGCGCGGCACCACGGTGCCGCGTCGGTGGTCGTGGTGGACCCGACCCCGGAGCGGCGTCACGTCGCGGAGGCGCTCGGGTTGGAAACGCTCGATCCGGACGCCGAGGACGCCGCGCTCGTCCTGAAGACCCGCTGGCGGCACGCCGCAGCCGATCACGGAGCCGACGTGGTGTTCCAGTGCCGCGGACGGGCGGAGGCGCTGGCGCTGGCGCTGCGGCTGCTGCGGCCGCAGGGCACCGTGATCGACCTGGCGTTCTACCAGGGCGGCGCGGACGTGGTGCGGCTCGGCGAAGAGTTCCACCACAACGGGCTGAGCGTCCGGTGCGCGCAGATCGGTCGGGTGCCGCGCGGCACCGCGCACGCGTGGGACCGGGACCGGCTGTCCGGAGAGACGATCGACCTGCTCCAGGCGGACGGTGCGGCCGTGCGC